In Microvenator marinus, one genomic interval encodes:
- a CDS encoding AgmX/PglI C-terminal domain-containing protein, with product MCTKPHLILMALGSLLLLAPNAYAKPPSSAVKAAVEGLKPELHRCYVDLVPASDRVEHGNNANVEVRVDYSGRAQVLFKNTTLTQVAARECMLGVLRRAKMPANGELWDAEIYLGMDSELGKWVVRVAESGATTQDMLAVVNENLGALIACFEERRKQKPGLKGGVELVLTISTSGRVQEAELAKNTVADPEVGRCVLKKVESLEFPRPASLAILRVPIEFSAE from the coding sequence ATGTGTACCAAACCTCACCTTATTCTCATGGCTTTGGGAAGCTTGCTCTTATTGGCGCCCAACGCCTACGCCAAGCCACCGTCCAGCGCCGTGAAAGCTGCCGTTGAAGGTCTAAAACCTGAGCTGCACCGCTGCTACGTCGACCTCGTTCCTGCTTCGGACCGTGTAGAGCATGGCAACAATGCGAATGTCGAGGTTCGGGTGGATTACTCAGGTCGCGCGCAGGTTCTCTTCAAGAACACAACATTGACTCAGGTGGCGGCGCGAGAGTGCATGCTCGGCGTCTTGAGACGTGCAAAGATGCCTGCAAACGGCGAATTATGGGATGCCGAGATATACCTTGGGATGGATTCGGAATTGGGCAAATGGGTGGTTCGAGTCGCCGAATCTGGAGCCACCACACAGGATATGCTCGCCGTGGTGAATGAGAATTTGGGAGCGCTGATTGCGTGTTTTGAGGAGCGACGAAAACAAAAGCCAGGCCTAAAGGGTGGTGTAGAGCTGGTGCTCACTATTTCCACAAGCGGCCGTGTTCAAGAGGCTGAATTGGCGAAGAATACGGTCGCCGACCCCGAGGTGGGCCGTTGTGTGTTGAAAAAGGTGGAGTCCCTCGAGTTTCCTCGCCCCGCCTCACTCGCAATTTTGAGGGTGCCCATTGAATTCAGTGCGGAGTAG
- a CDS encoding SDR family NAD(P)-dependent oxidoreductase, with translation MSFFQNRVAVITGAASGIGRALALELAQRGARVAISDIDSAGLRVTEGEVLEFGAECLAFDMDVANHESFREFRDLILSRFERVDLLFNNAGVALRSSVEETSREDFDWLMRINFWGVVSGTQLFLEPMRAQNSGHIINISSVFGIIGVPTQAAYNASKFAVRGFTEALRQELVLEKSGVKASCVHPGGIKTNIARNGRMRALSRFDESQDPVKSFDKMARTTPEDAAKIILRGVERGDARVLVGADAHAIDLVQRLLPVRYQSLVMRFFAQSFRPKA, from the coding sequence ATGAGCTTCTTTCAGAATCGAGTTGCTGTCATCACTGGTGCCGCATCAGGGATAGGGCGTGCGCTCGCCCTGGAATTGGCCCAGCGAGGTGCACGTGTCGCTATCTCGGACATTGATTCGGCCGGACTTCGTGTCACCGAAGGCGAAGTTCTCGAGTTCGGGGCGGAATGTCTTGCCTTCGACATGGACGTGGCAAACCACGAGAGTTTTCGGGAGTTCCGCGATCTGATTCTAAGCAGGTTTGAGCGCGTCGATCTCCTCTTCAACAACGCGGGTGTAGCCCTGCGATCAAGCGTAGAAGAAACCTCTCGCGAGGATTTTGATTGGCTGATGCGGATCAATTTCTGGGGGGTTGTCTCCGGAACACAGCTCTTCCTGGAGCCCATGCGAGCCCAAAACTCTGGGCATATCATCAATATATCCAGCGTCTTCGGCATCATCGGAGTCCCAACTCAAGCAGCCTACAATGCTTCTAAATTTGCGGTGCGAGGGTTCACTGAGGCCCTGAGGCAGGAGCTGGTGCTGGAAAAATCCGGTGTCAAGGCGAGCTGCGTTCATCCTGGCGGTATCAAGACCAATATCGCTCGAAACGGGCGCATGAGGGCTTTGAGTCGTTTTGATGAGTCGCAAGACCCGGTGAAGTCATTTGACAAGATGGCCCGAACGACACCCGAGGATGCTGCCAAGATCATTCTTCGTGGCGTGGAGCGCGGAGATGCTCGTGTTTTGGTGGGAGCGGACGCTCACGCCATTGATCTGGTTCAGCGACTCTTGCCCGTGAGATATCAAAGTTTGGTCATGCGATTTTTTGCCCAGAGTTTTCGTCCTAAGGCTTGA
- a CDS encoding c-type cytochrome translates to MKYLVALLMGFMFVGCGEDEGEPAEGDRSEQIAALSADATAGEATYTQVCAVCHGPDGTGTATGNSLVESNFTKSMIIDIIIEGQGDMASYASLPDQDIANVTAYVMLFQE, encoded by the coding sequence GTGAAGTATCTAGTAGCACTTTTAATGGGATTCATGTTCGTGGGTTGTGGCGAGGACGAAGGGGAGCCAGCCGAAGGCGATCGCTCAGAACAAATCGCGGCGCTAAGCGCGGATGCGACCGCCGGCGAGGCCACATACACACAGGTGTGCGCGGTATGCCACGGCCCCGATGGAACAGGCACCGCAACAGGAAATTCGCTGGTCGAGTCCAACTTCACCAAGTCCATGATCATCGACATCATCATCGAAGGGCAGGGTGATATGGCTTCCTACGCAAGCCTTCCAGATCAAGACATCGCCAACGTGACGGCTTACGTGATGCTCTTCCAAGAATAA
- a CDS encoding thrombospondin type 3 repeat-containing protein: MKAYSTGVILVSIVAAWALGGCNMWYDTESVSLPSEDMAVVDQPDLGPGDNDNDGVANTDDNCPEVPNPGQEDSDEDGFGDACDNCPDLANPDQSPDDCTCLEESNQGFCDRLQKDCGTVSGVNNCGVTVVIPCGDCEAPLECGAQTPNVCGCDAAETEAQLCEQANAECGTLEIQDSCGVLRTVSCGDTCETPETCGGDGEDNVCGCAAETNTEFCARLNKNCGLVTDFDNCGDRRVAIFCGSCSGQSECSQDDRCACDCDLAPCNGRTCRIDSETYGTCAAGQCVE; encoded by the coding sequence ATGAAAGCATATAGTACGGGCGTCATTCTAGTCAGTATTGTTGCCGCATGGGCGTTGGGCGGTTGCAATATGTGGTACGATACCGAGTCGGTGAGCCTTCCTTCCGAGGATATGGCCGTGGTGGACCAGCCCGATTTGGGCCCCGGTGATAACGATAACGACGGTGTGGCCAACACTGACGATAATTGTCCTGAAGTCCCTAATCCGGGCCAAGAAGATTCGGATGAGGACGGCTTTGGCGATGCGTGTGATAACTGTCCAGACCTCGCAAACCCAGACCAGAGCCCCGACGACTGCACCTGCCTTGAAGAGTCAAACCAAGGGTTTTGTGACCGACTACAAAAGGATTGTGGCACCGTTTCGGGCGTAAATAACTGCGGAGTTACCGTGGTCATCCCTTGTGGCGACTGCGAGGCACCGCTTGAATGTGGCGCACAAACTCCGAACGTGTGTGGATGCGACGCTGCAGAAACAGAAGCTCAACTTTGCGAACAAGCCAACGCGGAATGTGGCACGTTAGAAATCCAAGATAGTTGCGGCGTGTTGCGCACCGTTTCGTGCGGTGACACCTGCGAGACTCCCGAGACTTGCGGCGGTGACGGTGAAGACAACGTGTGTGGGTGCGCCGCCGAAACGAACACCGAGTTTTGTGCCAGACTTAATAAGAATTGTGGTCTCGTGACCGATTTCGACAATTGTGGGGACCGGCGCGTAGCCATCTTCTGTGGAAGCTGCTCGGGACAATCTGAATGCTCCCAAGATGACCGCTGTGCCTGTGATTGTGACCTCGCACCGTGCAATGGGAGGACTTGTAGAATCGACTCGGAAACCTACGGAACCTGCGCGGCAGGCCAATGTGTTGAATAA
- a CDS encoding N-succinylarginine dihydrolase: MIHTVNYDGLVGLTHNFAGLGHGNLASQNNQGRHSSPKRAALEGLGKMALLLELGLRQGVLPPHERPNLGFLRACGFEGSDSEVFDKAWRAQPRLAKISMSASSMWVANAATVTRHQGRIHFTPANLSAQLHRAAEVEFTAHSLRQIFSGPSFVHHAPLFSHTELGDEGAANHMTFGSDENYVEVFVYGAPGDPAPSKHRPRQFLAASQLVAARHGVADRSVFLRQRASSIDQGVFHNDVISVNHENLLFGHEYAFEPDELQKLQTAFPSLEVVEVRAEDVSVEDAVKSYLFNSQIVTGPLGRTLIAPRQVDEIESVKNEVRRLSEQGVFADVKVLALDESMRNGGGPACLRLRVPMRDEDLEGVKCLVDASMIASLRTWVEKHYPDRLSEADLQDPTWIDLNRAALDELTQVLGLGGAFYAFQRSS, translated from the coding sequence ATGATTCACACCGTTAACTACGACGGACTTGTCGGCCTGACGCACAATTTTGCAGGACTTGGCCACGGCAATCTGGCTTCTCAAAACAACCAGGGAAGACACTCGTCACCCAAACGGGCTGCGCTTGAGGGCCTGGGCAAGATGGCGTTGCTCCTTGAATTGGGGCTACGTCAGGGAGTTCTGCCTCCACACGAGAGGCCCAATCTTGGGTTCCTGCGCGCGTGCGGGTTTGAAGGCTCGGATTCGGAAGTCTTTGATAAGGCGTGGCGCGCACAGCCACGGCTGGCAAAAATCTCAATGTCGGCATCTTCGATGTGGGTGGCCAATGCCGCCACTGTGACGCGTCACCAGGGACGAATTCACTTCACACCAGCCAACCTAAGCGCCCAACTTCATCGCGCCGCAGAAGTAGAGTTCACAGCGCATTCGCTAAGACAAATCTTTTCTGGCCCTAGCTTTGTGCATCATGCCCCCCTCTTTTCCCACACCGAGCTTGGAGATGAAGGCGCCGCGAACCATATGACCTTTGGGAGCGACGAAAACTACGTGGAGGTTTTTGTCTATGGAGCACCTGGCGATCCGGCTCCTTCAAAACACCGTCCAAGACAATTCCTCGCGGCCAGTCAATTGGTCGCAGCACGCCACGGCGTTGCTGACCGAAGCGTGTTCCTTCGGCAACGCGCAAGTTCCATTGACCAAGGCGTCTTTCATAACGACGTCATAAGCGTAAACCACGAAAATCTTCTCTTTGGCCACGAGTATGCGTTCGAGCCCGACGAACTCCAGAAACTCCAAACGGCCTTCCCTAGTTTGGAAGTTGTGGAAGTCCGAGCTGAAGATGTCAGCGTGGAAGACGCTGTTAAGAGCTACCTCTTCAACTCCCAGATCGTCACCGGACCGCTAGGCCGGACCCTTATTGCCCCAAGACAAGTGGATGAAATCGAGTCGGTCAAAAACGAAGTCCGACGCCTTTCGGAGCAAGGAGTGTTCGCCGATGTGAAGGTCTTGGCGTTGGACGAATCCATGCGAAATGGCGGAGGACCGGCGTGTTTGAGGCTTCGGGTCCCGATGCGCGATGAAGATTTGGAAGGCGTGAAGTGTCTGGTCGACGCGAGCATGATCGCATCCCTGAGGACTTGGGTGGAGAAGCACTATCCAGACCGATTGAGCGAGGCTGACCTTCAGGACCCGACTTGGATCGACCTCAATCGGGCTGCTCTCGACGAACTCACTCAAGTCTTGGGACTTGGAGGGGCATTCTATGCGTTCCAACGCTCCTCTTAG
- a CDS encoding SEL1-like repeat protein, producing MRSNAPLSLFLALLGAVGACSTPAPPAATQEPVQARPVCEPEACVRLGLEQADLDPSLAALYYEVACEKDYGPACTRLGFAYIHGLGVEANKDRALELSRKACELKDAVGCRNTGWLLEAAASKTPENLQEAFLAYDKACDLGDGGGCTNHGIMFREGRVFARDDVAAAQLFDKACRLGDYNGCTNLAWHFEFGLGYPQDQELAAEIYGLTCHEDQAEACSALGFMYQNGSGVEKNDALAFEYTLRACELGLTVACGSVSHYYFGGIGVKKNVNVGVEYAQKACDAGDGVGCNNLAWALQNGHGIPQDTARGVELYKEACEAGFFRGCTNFGLSVSDRSLALEPLNYGCAMGEEQACGVMKSEFNVQTPDKQAALSYFSRICGETLYGPACRSMEVLRMTLR from the coding sequence ATGCGTTCCAACGCTCCTCTTAGCCTCTTTTTGGCATTGCTTGGTGCAGTGGGCGCCTGCTCTACTCCGGCGCCACCTGCTGCCACACAGGAACCCGTTCAAGCGCGACCGGTATGCGAACCCGAAGCCTGCGTGCGCCTTGGGCTAGAACAGGCCGACCTCGATCCATCTTTGGCTGCACTCTACTACGAAGTGGCGTGTGAGAAGGATTACGGGCCCGCGTGTACCCGTCTGGGATTTGCCTATATTCACGGACTCGGTGTTGAGGCCAACAAAGATCGCGCGTTGGAATTGAGTAGAAAGGCGTGCGAGCTCAAGGATGCCGTGGGCTGCCGAAATACGGGTTGGCTACTGGAAGCCGCGGCCTCAAAGACCCCGGAAAATCTCCAAGAGGCGTTTCTGGCTTATGATAAGGCATGCGACCTCGGTGATGGGGGTGGGTGTACCAATCACGGCATCATGTTTCGTGAAGGTCGCGTCTTCGCTCGAGATGACGTGGCTGCAGCACAACTCTTTGACAAGGCCTGCAGGCTTGGAGACTACAATGGGTGCACCAATCTCGCATGGCATTTCGAGTTTGGACTCGGCTACCCACAAGACCAAGAACTCGCAGCGGAAATTTACGGCCTGACCTGCCACGAGGATCAGGCTGAGGCCTGCTCCGCGCTGGGCTTTATGTACCAAAATGGGTCCGGCGTAGAGAAGAACGATGCCCTCGCGTTCGAATACACACTGAGGGCCTGCGAGCTAGGGTTGACCGTAGCTTGTGGCAGTGTCTCCCATTATTATTTTGGGGGTATCGGGGTGAAAAAGAATGTAAACGTGGGCGTTGAATATGCGCAAAAAGCTTGTGACGCTGGCGATGGCGTAGGTTGCAATAATCTCGCTTGGGCGCTCCAAAATGGTCACGGAATCCCGCAGGATACCGCCCGTGGTGTCGAACTCTACAAAGAGGCCTGTGAAGCTGGTTTTTTCAGGGGTTGCACAAATTTTGGCCTGAGCGTGAGTGACCGTTCGCTCGCGTTGGAGCCGCTGAATTATGGGTGTGCGATGGGCGAAGAACAGGCGTGTGGCGTGATGAAATCCGAGTTCAATGTCCAGACACCCGACAAACAGGCCGCGCTCTCCTACTTCTCAAGAATTTGCGGCGAGACCCTCTACGGGCCGGCATGCCGCTCGATGGAAGTGCTGCGCATGACCTTGAGATAA
- a CDS encoding caspase family protein, translating into MRYQVLAGLVAMGLLQGCASMTAIPQYKMVDSVTTTTSAAGEASWPELNDWPQANQSSNDVAVIVAVEDYAFLPDVVGATANANAWESYFRNARGMSEVYVLTDKQATAEEIRRFADQAVQNAKPDAALWFVFIGHGAALKDGSDGALIGMDAQQTVVSIGARSVPRAELVSTLEKGKQAQTVVILDACFSGRDTSGNLLAEGTQPVVPVTGVPNSVGNGTVILSAAGGDEVAGQLPGLERPAFTYMLLGALRGWAPTSDNQVSAEEALVWTQQQFRNLKGRQQTPGIDGDKGVVLGVSLGEADPGVARMMRGEGAVKTTTVTGGMVDTEKGFLFVKPADWGFGPVYGPILVALKNTYGPGEISIEQYRWSQGEAAWLLDGSGANDGMEVEVLEKQKTTYGDYTGLERLLVDRDPTFGGYSLEFNTYQANAAYRFRLVSPNKAGIEEGRPVLQELVKNAIFQ; encoded by the coding sequence ATGAGATACCAGGTGTTGGCAGGATTAGTCGCTATGGGCTTGTTGCAGGGTTGTGCGTCAATGACGGCAATCCCGCAGTACAAGATGGTTGATAGCGTAACCACCACAACCTCGGCCGCAGGGGAAGCGAGTTGGCCGGAGCTCAACGATTGGCCGCAGGCGAATCAGTCTTCGAATGATGTCGCCGTGATTGTGGCTGTGGAAGATTACGCGTTTCTTCCAGACGTTGTTGGAGCGACGGCGAATGCCAACGCCTGGGAATCTTACTTCCGCAATGCGCGCGGAATGTCCGAGGTCTACGTGCTGACGGACAAGCAGGCGACCGCCGAGGAAATTCGGCGTTTCGCTGACCAAGCCGTTCAGAACGCAAAACCGGACGCCGCACTTTGGTTCGTGTTTATCGGACATGGTGCGGCACTTAAAGATGGTTCGGACGGCGCGCTCATCGGCATGGATGCTCAGCAAACGGTCGTGAGTATCGGGGCGCGCTCCGTGCCAAGAGCCGAGCTCGTGTCTACCTTGGAAAAGGGCAAGCAGGCCCAAACCGTGGTCATTCTAGACGCGTGTTTCTCGGGTCGAGATACCAGCGGTAACCTCTTGGCTGAAGGCACTCAACCTGTGGTGCCCGTGACGGGCGTGCCCAATTCTGTGGGCAACGGAACTGTCATCCTGTCTGCTGCCGGCGGAGATGAGGTAGCGGGTCAACTCCCGGGGCTTGAGCGCCCAGCGTTCACGTATATGCTCCTTGGGGCATTGCGCGGCTGGGCGCCGACTTCGGATAACCAGGTGAGCGCTGAAGAAGCGCTGGTTTGGACTCAGCAACAATTTAGGAATTTGAAAGGGCGTCAACAAACGCCTGGAATCGACGGTGACAAAGGCGTGGTGCTCGGCGTGTCTTTAGGCGAGGCCGATCCGGGTGTTGCGCGCATGATGCGTGGAGAAGGCGCCGTCAAGACCACCACGGTGACCGGTGGTATGGTGGACACAGAGAAAGGCTTTCTTTTCGTCAAACCCGCGGATTGGGGATTTGGTCCGGTCTATGGTCCGATCCTCGTCGCGCTTAAGAATACCTACGGGCCTGGTGAGATTTCGATCGAGCAGTACCGTTGGTCTCAGGGGGAAGCTGCCTGGTTGCTCGATGGCTCGGGTGCTAACGACGGAATGGAAGTTGAGGTTCTGGAGAAGCAGAAGACCACGTATGGCGACTACACGGGGCTAGAGCGCCTTCTGGTAGATCGTGATCCTACGTTCGGTGGGTACTCTTTGGAGTTCAACACTTATCAGGCAAACGCTGCTTACCGGTTCCGGTTGGTCTCTCCCAATAAGGCCGGAATCGAGGAAGGCCGCCCCGTACTTCAAGAATTGGTGAAGAACGCCATTTTTCAATGA
- a CDS encoding L-threonylcarbamoyladenylate synthase — translation MKTPVLIDAIKEPDTLAVAADALRAGEVVAFPTETVYGLGAHALDSEAVREIFRIKGRPATNPLIVHVKDKASAMALVSEWPAEADALADAFWPGPLTIVLPKSTIVPDEVTAGLDSVGIRVPRHPVARRLLELADIPIAAPSANPYTGVSPTLAEHVINGLPDLKYVVDGGATDVGLESTVFSLVGEPRILRPGMVTLSQIQKILPNAKGWDDDDHTDDVAARSPGLARKHYSPSARVIVADLEIRPMVSGTRVGVIRCSPNSPPILDALVKALPSDADGYAQGLYSALHELDAAGCTTILIEPPPHDEAWGAVWNRIKRAAHS, via the coding sequence ATGAAAACGCCTGTGTTAATCGATGCGATCAAAGAGCCCGACACACTTGCGGTCGCGGCCGACGCGCTGCGAGCTGGCGAAGTCGTGGCGTTTCCGACCGAGACTGTTTATGGCCTTGGTGCTCATGCCTTAGATTCCGAGGCGGTTCGCGAGATCTTCCGCATCAAGGGACGGCCTGCCACAAATCCCCTCATCGTCCACGTCAAAGATAAGGCGTCGGCAATGGCGCTCGTCTCCGAATGGCCTGCCGAGGCGGACGCACTCGCGGACGCGTTCTGGCCAGGGCCTTTGACCATCGTGCTTCCGAAGTCCACCATTGTCCCGGACGAAGTCACCGCAGGACTAGATTCCGTGGGGATTCGCGTCCCGAGGCATCCGGTCGCACGGCGTCTTCTCGAGCTTGCGGACATTCCGATCGCCGCACCATCGGCAAACCCCTACACGGGTGTATCGCCGACCCTCGCCGAGCACGTCATCAACGGCCTTCCGGATCTCAAGTACGTCGTTGATGGCGGCGCGACTGATGTCGGGCTGGAATCCACAGTCTTCTCGTTGGTGGGCGAGCCGCGAATTCTGAGACCAGGCATGGTGACGCTCTCGCAGATTCAGAAGATCTTGCCGAATGCCAAGGGTTGGGATGACGACGACCATACCGACGACGTAGCGGCGCGCTCTCCGGGCCTTGCGCGCAAGCATTATTCACCGAGCGCCCGGGTGATCGTGGCTGACCTCGAGATCCGGCCCATGGTGTCTGGCACGCGGGTTGGAGTGATTCGTTGTTCTCCAAATTCCCCGCCGATTTTGGACGCGCTGGTCAAAGCTCTCCCATCAGACGCCGATGGTTATGCACAGGGACTCTACTCTGCTCTACATGAGCTCGACGCTGCTGGGTGCACGACGATTCTGATAGAGCCACCTCCCCATGATGAAGCATGGGGCGCGGTTTGGAACCGGATCAAACGAGCGGCTCACTCATGA
- a CDS encoding HD domain-containing protein has translation MKQKLFRDPVHNIIGWNIEDEVEARIFELISSRTVQRLRRIRQLGFAHLVYHGAEHSRFAHSLGVVHVARRILNALEIHDEDLRFEVLAASILHDVGHGPFSHAIEKVTGIHHETYTQRLVLDSDLTRILESVDHKMPERVARYYGPRGDFAPEHQVFLDIVSSQLDADRLDYILRDGLTTGVKIGVYDFERILSMFEIHRDGEQTRLAVNYRAREAVEGYLIARFHMFKQVYLHKTVRSAEKMLEAVLRRAHDLLKDGHEFSAPLEAHLASLLSGSVLDAQDYVWLDDTDIWVALKKWRDDKDPILSELASSLLDRKLLKTIAIDPNDPVFIARMVDRAEQLALKAGLDPRYFVLLDRAQDTPYKPYDPTQVSASHIPIVTPTGVSPIEDVSDIVHLLGRDAYKVLHLCVPAPIKGQLLEFQARIQA, from the coding sequence ATGAAACAGAAACTTTTCAGAGATCCCGTTCATAATATCATCGGGTGGAATATCGAGGATGAAGTGGAGGCGCGGATTTTTGAGCTGATCTCGTCGCGAACGGTCCAAAGGCTGCGCCGAATTCGGCAGCTGGGCTTTGCACATCTGGTCTATCACGGCGCAGAACATAGCCGGTTTGCTCACAGCCTTGGCGTAGTGCATGTGGCGCGTCGAATCTTGAACGCTCTTGAGATTCACGACGAGGATTTGCGTTTCGAGGTGCTGGCGGCGTCTATTCTTCACGACGTAGGCCACGGCCCGTTTAGCCATGCGATCGAGAAGGTCACCGGAATCCACCACGAAACCTACACCCAGCGTTTGGTGCTCGATTCCGACCTGACGCGGATTTTGGAGTCCGTGGACCATAAGATGCCTGAACGGGTGGCTCGCTACTACGGACCTCGCGGGGATTTTGCGCCCGAACACCAGGTCTTTCTGGACATCGTCTCAAGCCAACTCGATGCCGATCGCCTCGACTATATCTTGCGCGATGGACTGACCACGGGTGTGAAAATCGGGGTCTATGATTTCGAACGCATTCTCTCAATGTTCGAGATCCATCGCGATGGCGAGCAAACCCGGCTCGCCGTGAATTACCGGGCCCGTGAGGCAGTTGAAGGATATCTGATCGCGCGCTTTCATATGTTCAAACAGGTCTATCTGCACAAGACGGTGCGCTCGGCCGAGAAGATGCTCGAGGCCGTGCTTCGCCGCGCTCACGACCTCTTGAAAGATGGCCATGAGTTTAGCGCCCCGCTCGAGGCGCATCTCGCGTCATTGTTGAGCGGGAGTGTACTCGATGCCCAAGATTATGTGTGGCTGGATGACACCGATATCTGGGTTGCACTCAAGAAATGGCGCGACGACAAAGACCCGATTCTATCCGAGCTAGCCTCTTCACTCTTGGACCGAAAACTCTTGAAAACCATTGCCATCGACCCAAACGACCCGGTGTTTATTGCACGAATGGTGGACCGGGCCGAGCAGTTGGCGCTCAAGGCGGGGCTTGATCCGCGGTATTTTGTGCTCTTGGACCGCGCCCAAGATACGCCCTACAAACCTTACGACCCGACGCAAGTCTCAGCCTCACATATCCCTATCGTGACACCGACCGGTGTCTCGCCCATCGAAGATGTTTCGGACATCGTCCACTTATTGGGACGCGATGCCTACAAGGTGCTTCATCTTTGCGTGCCGGCTCCAATCAAAGGGCAATTGTTGGAGTTTCAGGCCCGGATTCAAGCATGA
- a CDS encoding YkgJ family cysteine cluster protein — MNEEDLKKLDALHRAVDSMAASLSERHSERLQCKRGCYACCTDGLTVFDIEAERIRRGVQDALRGESASDEGCAFLDEHGGCRIYEFRPYVCKTQGLPLRWFDDSGEHRDICPLNRTSESLDELEAGECWTIGRAEDILRDLSDGTRVELRLLFEELS; from the coding sequence ATGAACGAAGAAGACCTAAAAAAGCTCGATGCTCTGCATAGAGCGGTGGACTCCATGGCTGCTTCACTTAGTGAACGTCACTCTGAGCGCCTTCAGTGCAAACGTGGATGCTATGCCTGTTGTACCGATGGTTTGACCGTTTTTGATATCGAGGCGGAACGAATTCGGCGAGGTGTTCAAGATGCGCTCCGCGGCGAGTCGGCGAGTGATGAGGGATGCGCATTCCTCGATGAACACGGAGGATGCCGAATCTATGAGTTTCGACCCTACGTGTGTAAGACTCAAGGGCTTCCGCTCAGATGGTTCGACGATTCGGGCGAGCACCGTGATATCTGCCCGCTGAACCGTACTTCTGAATCGTTGGATGAACTCGAAGCAGGCGAGTGTTGGACTATTGGCCGTGCGGAGGATATCTTGCGCGACCTTAGTGACGGCACACGAGTTGAGCTCAGATTGTTATTCGAGGAGCTGTCTTGA